The Lolium perenne isolate Kyuss_39 chromosome 6, Kyuss_2.0, whole genome shotgun sequence genome segment gtccgaaacttttgagaagtttaaggaattccaaagtgaagtagaaaatcaacgtaacaagaagattaaatttctgcgttctgatcgtggaggcgaatatctgagttatgagtttggcatgcatttaaagaaatgcggaatactttcatagttgataccgccgggaacaccacagcgcaatggtgtgtccgaacgtcgtaatcgaactctcttagatatggttcgttctatgatgtctcttaccgatttgccgttatcgttttggggctatgcattagagacagccgcattcactttaaatagggcaccatctaaatccattGAAACGATACCGTATAAATTATGGTTtggtaagaaacctaagctgtcgttccttaaagtttggggttgcgaagcttatgtaaagaagttacaacctgacaagctagaacccaaagcggagaaatgcgtcttcataggataccctaaagaaacaattgggtacagtttctatcacagatccgaaggcaaaatctttgttgccatgaacggatcctttcttgagaaggagtttctcactaaagaagtgactggaaggagagtagaactcgacgaggttattgaaccttctctcgtagatcagagtagtgtagtgccggaagatgttcctgtgcagcctgcaccgataggagaggaagcaaatgatgatgatcatgaaacttcgaacgaagaagctactgaacctcgcagatcgacgagggctcgtaccactcctgattggtatgatccctgtctaaatgtcatgattgtggataacaatgatgaagaccctgcgacgtatgaggaagcaatgatgagcccagattccaacaaatggcacgaggccatgaaatccgaaatgggatccatgtatgataaccaagtatggactttggtagacttacctgatagccgcaaggctgtcgagaataaatggatcttcaaaagaaaaacagacgctgatggtaatattactgtctataaagctcgacttgtcacgaaggggttccgacaaattcaaggagttgactacgatgagactttctcacctatagcgaagctaaagtctgtgaggattttgttagcaatagctgcatttttcgattatgagatttggcagatggatgtcaaaacggcgttccttaatggtgacattgaggaagagttgtatatggtacaacccaaaggttttgtcgatcctaaaaatgctgacaaggtatgcaaacttcagcgttccatttatggactgaagcaagcaacccggagttggaaccgacgctttgataaggtgatcaaagacttcgggtgtatacaaactcatggtgaggcctgtatgttggggggatgacccccggtatgccaaaggcatgccaaaccggatggtttgagccatcaagataccggtttaaaagTTATTCCGGCTAACAAGAGTTGGTTCTATGCGAAGTGAATcatgccggtatcccaggaggggtataccggaaccggctaagaaggtaccagagtaccggtacaggctacactgtagcacgtcggcaaggctggtcaaagattctctccagagctagaggacaaggatgagcgaagcacttcagctttaaacgaagccctgacgccaaaagcagaaggtgacgtaaaaggtaccggatgatgtcggcgcccctgattaaagagataccggcgtcaccggtagccaaagtggctttgtaaagtagtttgtctagtcaaagatgccattagggtttcctagggtttcttcccctgtaagccaccctctcccctatataaggagagggggcacacccttgtGCGGGTACGTCCTGAGCTATTGCGTGTaaccagaaacctgtaaccaCTTGTGATCAAGGAATAGAGAGATCTGAGGGAGAAATAGTTAGTGAgttcttcttcttcaacctctggccaaggccaagttcttcagGAAAGCATCCGGCTACCCTTccggaaaccctcccccgaatcctctagggcaccaactcaagccatcccatggcatctgtctgttcaccacgacgacagttggcgcccaccgtggggccagcagttgcgcttgctggagttcatattcgggcgggcctcctcaccatctccggcgagcgtgtggtGTCTGGTCTCGTCCAGCGCCTCGGCTCGTTGGACTTCGTCAACGACAACGTGGGTTGCTTCGCCAacggaggtaagttccccaagaacggcagcatcatcgagttcggcagcctccgcgtctactacggcaccgtccctgagcgccagtgcctctcgccggtgctggtggctccggacccgccaagatctgcggttcgcagcggccacgccgccggcagcgtggaggtgctggtggttggcACGGCTGGCGCCGGCAAGGAAGCAGCGGCGGAAGGCGCGGGACAAGCAAGGTctacgcgcacggccaagccaccgaccgagcgcgaccaggaggttgcgggtacatctgcagcgccaccggagactcctctccaagcagCCATGAACGTGCTGgtgacgcccatcgcgcagaacatcgatccggcagcggctcaggcggagctggaggcgcaacgacaaaagcttctctccggcggcgcggacatcatccgggcgcaacgcgagctgaacctaaccctacgtgagtataacgctgcccatggctttgcttctgttagcgctcaacctgctagagtaccggaaaaccggcttagagctcgcaatctagatcaggatctgcgtaaggagattcttaccggtaagagtgcctctgcatctttgagcattgtagagaaacctaagtacagtagcccggataaaaccataaaagctgctagggctgctgtagagatgtgtgattcgcttaccggagatgctcTTGCAAAACAACAAGATCGTGTCAGGGAGCTGCTTGACATAATACAGGAACAAcatgctgagcagcttgctaaaaTGAACAAAGCTGCGGCATCGAAATCGGTGCGTtcggcaaagaatgccggaagcaagtcccatgggtaggcatcgtccccccatccgaacagaagaagagaaaaagatgtgaatgcacagcaaatgactgtgtatgatccggtacttGCCGGTAAACAACAGGCCGGGCAACACGAGGCCGGAAGAAAAAGCCTAGGGGCAGTGCGTGGCCATGCCGGAaacggctatgccggaaacaattatgccggtaaaggtgaagccgggcaaaattatcgcgcGGCAAgagcagcgtatgatgaggaggaaatgcctccgccaaggtaccggcaggcaagagccgcggtaccggaacgttaCGATGAGGCTGATTCCGGAACTGAGAGAGTAgcagcctaccggaaccctttgggggtacgtataggagaaagatgcctgccagaccgggatgcgaggcacaggctggacagagtataATTATCCgagatgatcgaggcagaaggtcctccgggtccaaaatgctttggcccgcgaatcatgaaagaaaaaccaccggttcgcaacttccagttgccccgcgacacaaaaacgtatgatggcaccactaagccggaagattggcttgcgGATTATGTTACCGCAGtatacgtcgctggcggcggaggaaccgtcgcaggtggaggaaaccggcgttgggccataAGAATCGTACCATccttcctggtaggaccggcacgcatttggcttaacaacctgccggcaggaagcataaatggctggatagactttgaggaagctttcgtgagcaatttcagcagtacgtaccggaggccaaacaggccacagcagctcgccctgtgcgtgcagcgctcgaatgaaacagaccgggattacctgacccggtggaactccacgaggaactcctgtgagggggtaatcgaggcacaggccattgcttggttttgcaatgggtgcagaagaggttcaccgctgtggcaaaagctgcagaggaacatgccggtaactttggcagaaatgatacgtgtggcagatagctacgcattgggagacccaatgcaaccggcggttCAAGCTGAACCGGCGCAAGCGAGCCAACCGCGCCAtgatcaataccgggacaaccggcataacaaaagaagggaagattttccggatcggaggtatGGCCCACAGCAAGTTGCCACGGTGCAGGATAATTCTGGTGCCGgcggaagccagaggcaaaaaaccggatcgcagccgtgggcgggtcctaaaaaacaatgggttgaaaagaagccgTGGCAAAACGAtgagaagtacaccatggaatccgcaatggatcagccgtgccggtggcacacaccaaatcccGCGAGACCCGCGAACCACTTGACAAAAGATTGCACTTGGACAAAAAGATTGATGGAAAgaggcatgatgaaagatgccAGGGACCAGGGTACCGGAAGacttccaccaccacccccacttaccggagcaaacgctttaccggtacaccctcagccgaaccggcagcaacaacaagttcatcaggtggcacAAGGTATTAACCAAGCtccaccaccggcacctttaggccggaatgtttatcaggatccggacatgtgctgtgttgtgttcgtaactgagccaaccgacaagcAAAGCGtgcgtcgccgttccatggaagtgaacgcagtaatgccggcagtgccaaaatacatgctgtggtcagatcaggaaattgccTGGTCATTCaaagatcaccctaagatcatgccgaatccgggtggttacgctctcgttgtggacccaatcatgcatgggccaacggctcgtgtcaaattcagcaaggtgctgatagacaatgggagcagcataaacattatgtaccggcaTACCATGCACACGcttggcataacagaaaacatgcttcagcccactcacacaacattccacggaatcgttccggggttgtcctgttcgcccatgggaaaagtccgggtggatgtatcgtttgggggacgtgataattgccgggtggaaaatctcctgtttgaggtggtggacctggacAGCCCTTATCATGCACTGctagggagaccggcattggctgcgttcatggcctcaactcatacggcgtatcttaagatgaagatgccggcacccaacggacccttaaccgtggtgggaaactacaaagtgtcactggaaactgcatccgccggatcaaatctggccgaatcgctggtgatagcggaagaaaaaaggagaatgcaaactgcagttgcgctaGCTCAATCCTCCCAGCtgaacttagcggcaatgagcggcCAACTTGGCTCACCAgttttcaagccgacaaaagaaacgaaggacattgtgctggatccggcttacccagagcgtaccgttcgtatcggtgccggcctgaatgaggcataggaaagcgcgctcgtcaacttcctccgtgagaatcggaacatctttgcctggtccactgatgacttggtgggtgtgccgagggagttggctgagcactctctgaatgtccggaaggacgcgaagccggtgcggcaacctttacgccggtttgctgaagataggaggaagatcattggagaggaagtaacaaagttactggtttccggcttcatcgtggaagtactgcatactgagtggctggccaatccggtgctggtcgagaagaaaaaagaggaagaccccaaggctccaaaggtgtggcgcatgtgcatcgactacaccaacctgaacaaggcttgcccaaaagatcctttccctttaccccggattgatcaagtgatcgattccactgctggttgtgaactgttgtctttcctggatgcctattccggtttccaccaaattcccttgaaaaaggaagatcaaataaaaactgcgttcattaccccgcacggggcttattgctatgtcactatgccattcggtttgcgcaacgctggtgcaacgtaccagcgctgtatgcaaaagtgtttgtttgatcaaattggaaaaaatgtgcaagtctatgtggacgatgttgtcataaaaactaaagtaaaagaaaccttgatcagcgatctaaggcaaacatttgacaacttgcgaaggttccggatgaaacccaATCCGgctaaatgcaccttcggtgttcctgccggcaaactgcttggttttctcgtgtcaagccgcgggatagaggttaatccggtaaaaatccgggctattgaaagaatgactataccgcgagaTCTCAAAGATgtacaaaagtttaccggaagcttggcatcgctaagccggtttataAGCCGGTTGGGCGAAAAGGCTTTGCCGCtgtatgctttgatgaaaaaatccgatacctttgTCTGGACCCCGCAGGCAGACGATGCGTTTAAAGAACTAAAGAAAATGCTGGCAACTGCACCGgtattggcttcacctttggaaagggaacccatgctgttgtacatagcagcaacaaaccgggtcgtgagtgttgtggttgtggtagaaagagaagaggaaggaaaaaccgtgcaaaggccggtatactacctgagcaaggtgctctccctctcaaaacaaaactaccatcacttccaaaaaatgacctacggcgtgtacatggccgccacaaagctcaagcactactttgaggagcaccccatgacggtggtgagcgaggcacccatttcggatatcatgtgcaacaaagatgctagcggcaggattgccaaatgggcaattcagctatcaCCGTATGTGCCGGTATATGAGAGAAGAgaagccataaaatcacaagccttggctgattttcTGGGCGATTGGGCGGAAACGCAATACAGACCGCCGGAACAAAaagtagaatactggaagatgcactttgatggatccaagctcaaagagggtctaggtgccggtgtggttctTACTTCACCAAAGggtgatcatctccggtatgttttacaggtgcatttcagggcatcaaacaatgttgctgagtatgaggctctaattcacgggctcaaggtcgcaaaagaaatcggtgcacacaggatcatttgctacggtgattccgatcttgtggtgcaacaatgttccggagattgggacgcaaaagatgccaacatggcctcataccggtttcatgtgcaaaagattgccggattcttcgaggggtgtgagttccaccatgtgccgcgggcagaaaatgaagccgcggatacacTCTCTAAGTTGGGTTCCTcccggcaagaaattcctcccggagtagcattggctcacctaagggtgccatcgatcaaaccaagtccggagtctgagtcaatctttgtaccggagtcacacgttgtgccaatggacattgacgaggGAAACCCgaggactgttccggtaaactcggggactaccGGATCCAAACCGGAAGAAGTTATGCTGGTGGACAGTATGGAGGTGGACGTGCCGGTATTTCTggttcgggaagcaccaacttgggttgaacctattaaggaattcctgatcaacggcaccctgccggttgacgaaaatgaatcgagaaggatccagaggagatccaaggcctataccattatCAACGGAGAggtatacaaaagaagtgttaccggtgtccttcaaagatgtgtggaaccggaagaaggaaaagaaatgctggtggaaattcaccaaggagaatgtgggcatcatgcctcatcaagggcgctggtggcaaaggtgttccggcatgggttctactggcccactgcactggaaaatgctgaggatttggtacgaaaatgcaacgggtgccagaggtacgccaagcaaaaccataccccagcatccggtttaaaaactataccgttaacgtggccgtttgctgtttggtgccttgacatggttggcccattcaaaactactaggagcagctttacccacatcctagtgatggtggataaattcaccaagtggctagaggtgaaacctatcgcaaaatgtgatgggcacacggccgtgaaattcttgaaagatgttatcttgcggtatggatacccgcatagcattatcactgacaatggcacaaactttgctcaaggtgagttcaaaagattttgtgaggataacaatatccggttggatttgtgctcggttgcacacccgcaaggcaatggccaagtggaaagaaccaatgctttggtgctttccggtatcaagccaaggctaattgaaccgcttgaaaagacaccgggatgctggctcgatgagttaccatcagtgctgtggagcataagaacaactccgaaccggtctaccggatacactccattctttatggtctatggggctgaagccgtgataccaaccgatatcattcatgattcaccaagggttcaactctataccgaagaagaggtaaaagaggcccgagaaaatgatgtggatttgctcgaggaagcaagagagctggctttggcaagaacagccatataccagcagaacctcaggcgctatcatagccggaaggttaatccgagagtgttccgggaaggggacctggtgctacgcctagtgcagcgcactgaggggcgccacaaactctcacctccctgggaaggacctttcattgtgagcaaggctctacacaatgatgcatactacttgattgatgcacaggaatcgaagaagggaaaggcggacaggtcatgagacgaaaccaagcgcccatggaacatagctttgttgcgacctttctattcctgaagatgtgctataagaagttcttttttgtaccttatttgctatgaataaaagatgccggaacctcgaatgaatctcggggactatctctaccggaattgcatgtaacatgtttattttttcagttaccggttgcttagtgaacattttttctttccggtttagtagcgtgtcaaacttaccggagtcttcgactctgctgctgtccgcaacccggcttcatggcaagcaagataaaccggtaggaattaaacacgtgaaccacgaaaagagggagtgggaacgaacaatccggaaaaatttaactaaccccggttataccggttttttgtgcaaaatttcaagttatttctaagttcaagaaagtgcttgcttggcaaaagaactttggaactcatacgccaaaaaacccagagaggtaggcagagccaaagtaaaagaaccaagtgtgcatcggattggatgccgaaacaattccggaatcttcacagtgcaggataaaagcaaacgaTAAGTAAAATGCTAAGATCGCATACAAGCTTAAACTTGATAAATTACCGGTATAGCTTACCGGCATGAAATGTTGTAGCACAGCCAAAAAAGcaagtattatcttacatcatagaccccggcataccggggtagaatttaatggGCATTGTTTTGAAGCAACAGGTGATACATAATGAGTGAGTTCAAGCAACCGGGGGCTGCGTGCCGGCTTTAGAAGCTACCGGAGGAGCGTCGCCTTGTTCCGGAGGGGCGTTGCCTTCTGCggcttcctcatcctcctcgtcctcaacGTCTTTTTCGTCGTCGGAGATTTCGTCTCTGATGccgggaggaggagggatgaaggtgcgcgtgTGGGCAAACTCCGCAATCCGGTAGGCGCGGTCCTGGCGCTTGGCGGACAAGACCGGATCCATGTCCGTGGGCGCGTCGCCGCGGAGGCTATGGAAAGCATCCAGATCCAAATCttcataccaggagcaggcgatgcgtagtgcagcatccgctccggcacgggccGCTGAGCATTTCCATTCCCGGATCCTCCGGCAAGCATCCTTCAGGCGATCCGAGATAAGCGTTAGATTCACCGGAACAGCTTCCCcgggccacagcaccttgaaaaTCTCTATGGCCCTCTCCGGTAGCTCGACCAGGTGCCGGTCCACAGCTCTCATGTGGCAGATCCGGGCGGCCAATGCCACAAGATGGTCATAGgagtcccagggcgcatccggattGGTCATGGATTGCTCAGCCCTACGT includes the following:
- the LOC139832710 gene encoding uncharacterized protein, which translates into the protein MEAEVRHSQELKDAQAAAETKLDDTLKEFAHNSKVLRSELEEESKARKAAEERIGVLTTDQAAYDRLVMQADALAFKLFPDSQVHAVKKVAERRAEQSMTNPDAPWDSYDHLVALAARICHMRAVDRHLVELPERAIEIFKVLWPGEAVPVNLTLISDRLKDACRRIREWKCSAARAGADAALRIACSWYEDLDLDAFHSLRGDAPTDMDPVLSAKRQDRAYRIAEFAHTRTFIPPPPGIRDEISDDEKDVEDEEDEEAAEGNAPPEQGDAPPVASKAGTQPPVA